The following proteins come from a genomic window of Paenibacillus spongiae:
- a CDS encoding M3 family metallopeptidase encodes MQKFSELKYISPNYEVEKAVLLKYKEEMATASTYMKFRDSWLSRKNADQYLDMLTDLAYIRFLTDTSDTFYKNTVHTDSIEDPLIKLLRKECDDVLLDSPYMEEIAAEFGDKMIQDMRIRRSLSGEKAVPLQLEENRLSIEYNKLVSSGKSKEAMSCELDELYDSMINVRTNLAKSLGFDSFIEMAYRIQGRVDYGKEDISSFRSQVLEVITPACAAFEKDRPYDDSVPIGAVGNIVHNVRNIFHDISQESGDFIDFIYDHELFDVEPRPNKRPFYCCCMLPHYKAPFIISDLKGKGNDALMFIHELGHGFAFYTAARSQKLFEYHRSTVSINEVHSKTMELLSYPYLELIVGEHKDLFRWNHLYEALRYLPYRCAIDEFEHNVYENTVLTKSQRSELWREIEQKYMPWRAGNNHESVKRGTSWHSQPHLFNAPFSYIDYNFAQISAFEFYGRSKINYQETWKEYLAFCSKGGSTNYLNLLAAGKLVNPFSVGAVADICAPILNELYA; translated from the coding sequence ATGCAAAAATTTTCAGAACTCAAATACATCAGTCCGAATTATGAAGTAGAAAAAGCTGTCTTGTTGAAATATAAGGAGGAAATGGCAACTGCATCTACCTATATGAAATTTCGTGATTCATGGCTATCACGAAAAAACGCGGATCAATATTTGGATATGTTAACAGATCTCGCGTACATACGATTTCTGACCGATACTTCGGATACATTTTACAAGAATACAGTTCACACAGATAGTATTGAAGATCCTCTGATCAAATTGCTTCGAAAAGAATGTGACGATGTGCTTCTGGATTCCCCTTATATGGAGGAGATTGCGGCTGAATTTGGAGATAAGATGATCCAAGATATGCGGATAAGAAGGAGCCTATCCGGAGAAAAAGCCGTTCCGCTGCAACTTGAAGAAAACCGATTAAGTATAGAATATAACAAGCTTGTTTCTTCAGGGAAATCAAAAGAAGCGATGTCTTGTGAACTCGATGAATTATATGACAGCATGATCAATGTGCGGACGAATCTGGCTAAAAGTCTTGGTTTCGATAGTTTTATCGAGATGGCGTATCGTATCCAGGGACGCGTCGATTACGGGAAGGAAGATATCTCCTCATTTCGTTCTCAGGTGCTTGAAGTCATTACGCCTGCCTGTGCCGCGTTTGAAAAGGACAGACCGTATGATGATTCCGTACCAATTGGTGCAGTTGGGAATATTGTCCATAATGTCAGAAATATATTTCACGACATTTCGCAGGAAAGCGGCGATTTCATTGATTTTATTTATGATCATGAATTGTTCGATGTTGAGCCTAGACCCAACAAGCGTCCTTTTTACTGCTGTTGTATGCTCCCACACTATAAAGCTCCGTTCATTATTAGCGATTTAAAAGGTAAAGGCAATGACGCGTTAATGTTTATCCATGAGTTGGGGCATGGTTTTGCATTTTATACCGCAGCACGCAGTCAGAAGTTATTCGAATACCACCGTTCAACAGTCAGTATCAACGAAGTTCATTCCAAGACGATGGAACTCCTTTCATATCCCTATTTGGAGCTTATCGTCGGGGAACATAAGGATCTCTTTAGGTGGAATCATCTATATGAGGCGTTACGGTATCTTCCTTACAGATGTGCCATTGATGAATTTGAACACAACGTATATGAGAACACAGTCTTAACAAAATCTCAGCGTTCTGAACTGTGGCGTGAAATTGAACAGAAATATATGCCCTGGCGTGCAGGGAATAATCATGAATCCGTTAAGCGTGGAACTTCTTGGCACAGCCAACCTCACCTCTTCAACGCTCCTTTTTCCTATATCGACTACAACTTTGCACAAATAAGTGCTTTTGAATTCTATGGAAGGTCAAAAATCAACTATCAGGAGACCTGGAAAGAGTACCTCGCATTTTGCAGTAAGGGAGGAAGTACAAACTATCTGAATCTTTTGGCTGCAGGAAAATTAGTCAATCCGTTTTCTGTCGGTGCCGTAGCCGACATATGTGCGCCTATTCTAAATGAACTATATGCATAG